From Bombyx mori chromosome 10, ASM3026992v2, a single genomic window includes:
- the LOC101736016 gene encoding uncharacterized protein LOC101736016 — MEHSRVECELPTKMAHLDIMEVDELNTDVPKINTPVLELSPRVLRKRKSLMPEKSKPSNRRVNMKPRKHVVAENANPKQIEALYLNKTVKSLSQTLETIYEEPKAESGDTEAFGARKIKRLLTFQLGNQYTKEKIKKRRAKIKKLLGNKSYLNRKKIPMTVFLKTIECLELDEIQTESVSPSTSNI; from the exons ATGGAACACTCGAG AGTGGAGTGCGAGTTACCAACTAAAATGGCACATTTAGATATAATGGAAGTGGACGAGCTGAACACAGATGTTCCTAAAATTAACACACCTGTTCTTGAATTATCACCAAGAGTTTTGCGTAAAAGAAAGTCGTTAATGCCAGAAAAAAGCAAACCTTCAAACCGCCGAGTGAATATGAAACCTCGTAAACACGTTGTCGCCGAAAATGCGAACCCAAAGCAAATAGAGGCATTGTATCTCAACAAAACTGTTAAATCTCTTTCTCAAACATTAGAGACTATATATGAAGAACCCAAAGCTGAAAGCGGTGATACAGAAGCTTTTGGTGCACGTAAAATAAAAAGACTGCTCACATTCCAATTAGGTAATCAATATACTaaagagaaaataaagaaaaggagagctaaaataaagaaattactTGGTAATAAATCATATTTGAACAGGAAAAAAATACCCATGACAGTATTTTTGAAAACAATAGAATGCTTAGAATTAGATGAGATACAAACAGAATCTGTCTCACCAAGTACAAGTAATATATGA
- the LOC105842222 gene encoding uncharacterized protein LOC105842222 isoform X3, which translates to MTDNNRRNEKNESEIHKESINTSNTTESQLEDKWMIRNCDIYEDEYDECTSFRARFHQYFIFGETLDCNQWKKDYDNCCKWESKKDVKAAEVDRGHGCLKDVAPGVLISLQTC; encoded by the exons atgacagACAATAATaggagaaatgaaaaaaatgaatcGGAAATCCATAAAGAGTCTATTAATACATCCAATACTACAGAAAGTCAATTAGAGGATAAGTGGATg aTAAGGAATTGTGACATATATGAAGATGAATATGACGAATGCACAAGTTTCAGAGCTAGATTCCATCAGTACTTCATATTTGGTGAGACATTAGATTGTAACCAATGGAAAAAAGATTATGATAATTGTTGTAAATGGGAATCGAAAAAAGATGTTAAAGCTGCT GAAGTTGACAGAGGTCATGGTTGCTTGAAGGACGTGGCACCTGGTGTACTCATATCACTGCAAACATGCTAG
- the LOC105842222 gene encoding UPF0545 protein C22orf39 homolog isoform X1 yields the protein MTDNNRRNEKNESEIHKESINTSNTTESQLEDKWMIRNCDIYEDEYDECTSFRARFHQYFIFGETLDCNQWKKDYDNCCKWESKKDVKAAEALINSEKTRRLERLKGHYNNSIWKKRSAPPANWDKPLPEWMSKRDENTYLALKAKEFREGNVKEEKSFCSIM from the exons atgacagACAATAATaggagaaatgaaaaaaatgaatcGGAAATCCATAAAGAGTCTATTAATACATCCAATACTACAGAAAGTCAATTAGAGGATAAGTGGATg aTAAGGAATTGTGACATATATGAAGATGAATATGACGAATGCACAAGTTTCAGAGCTAGATTCCATCAGTACTTCATATTTGGTGAGACATTAGATTGTAACCAATGGAAAAAAGATTATGATAATTGTTGTAAATGGGAATCGAAAAAAGATGTTAAAGCTGCT GAAGCACTTATAAATAGCGAAAAAACAAGACGACTAGAAAGATTAAAAGGACACTACAACAACAGCATATGGAAGAAacgcagtgcaccaccagctaACTGGGATAAGCCATTACCAGAATGGATGTCAAAAAGAGATGAGAACACATACCTTGCGTTAAAAGCTAAAGAATTCAGAGAAGGAAAcgtgaaagaagaaaaaagtttttgtaGCATTATGTGA
- the LOC105842222 gene encoding uncharacterized protein LOC105842222 isoform X2 produces the protein MTDNNRRNEKNESEIHKESINTSNTTESQLEDKWMIRNCDIYEDEYDECTSFRARFHQYFIFVCLQEALINSEKTRRLERLKGHYNNSIWKKRSAPPANWDKPLPEWMSKRDENTYLALKAKEFREGNVKEEKSFCSIM, from the exons atgacagACAATAATaggagaaatgaaaaaaatgaatcGGAAATCCATAAAGAGTCTATTAATACATCCAATACTACAGAAAGTCAATTAGAGGATAAGTGGATg aTAAGGAATTGTGACATATATGAAGATGAATATGACGAATGCACAAGTTTCAGAGCTAGATTCCATCAGTACTTCATATTTG TTTGTTTACAGGAAGCACTTATAAATAGCGAAAAAACAAGACGACTAGAAAGATTAAAAGGACACTACAACAACAGCATATGGAAGAAacgcagtgcaccaccagctaACTGGGATAAGCCATTACCAGAATGGATGTCAAAAAGAGATGAGAACACATACCTTGCGTTAAAAGCTAAAGAATTCAGAGAAGGAAAcgtgaaagaagaaaaaagtttttgtaGCATTATGTGA